The following are encoded together in the Lathyrus oleraceus cultivar Zhongwan6 chromosome 3, CAAS_Psat_ZW6_1.0, whole genome shotgun sequence genome:
- the LOC127130293 gene encoding uncharacterized protein LOC127130293 has protein sequence MDEFQDQFAELQKEIKALRGKELFGRDVNDMCLVPDIRMPAKFKLPEFEKYKGSSCPQTHLVMYVRKMSMYTNDQRMLIHCFQDSLTGAALRWYMGLDSSQIKTFNDLGEAFIKHYKYNLDNVPDRDQLRSMQQREKETFREYAQRWREIAAQVVPPMEEKEMTKVFLKTLDTFYYERMIASAPTDFTDMVNMGVRLEEAVREGRLVREGSSSSSRAKRYDSFMKKKEQETNAVSYNHPRRINYPYHSQHQHIAAVTPVITSALVQVQYPQQRTNRFQQNTQYQQQHQPQQHQHQLQQRPPQQQRRTNFDPIPMSYAELYPALITKNLVQPRPRPLVPEVLPWWYKPEVSCPFHQNAPGHDLDNCFALKLEVQKLTRAGILTFKNMGPNVKDNPTPSHGPSSVNNIEVCLNEQRVTKIEEIRRSLVEIHSVLYAHGLFQHDHQICGTCSVNSRGCRKIQDDLQGVLDQGLIQISRQVSSPESQEQEVNVIIPCFNIPEKVDIAYHPREPVVICPPGPMPYTSDKAVPYRYAATIIENGKEVEIKTLASVTNIASNSRMTRNGRMFAPPVIPSRNVEKDPVVVVPVTREAEGQTSNSTLDKETDELLRIIKLSDYKVVDQLLQTPSKISILSLLLNSAVHREALLKVLDQAFVEQDITAEQFNNVVGSITSCNGLGFCDEELPEEGKNHNFALHISANCQGDSLSNILIDTGSSLNVMPKSTLLKLKYKGGQMRHSGIIVKAFDGSRKIVIGEVDLPIGIGPHVFQITFQVMDIVPAYSCLLGRPWIHEAGAITSTLHQKLKFVKNGQIVTVNGEQAMLISHLSSFSVIEVDETAVQTPFQALTIDNYKKSEGSIASFKDAQQIVKTGPTEMWGKVIELPENVNHAGLGFVDGKQVQTSVVRPFKDIFHSGGFINMVAVEEDTFEGKTEDEGPRFVTPGVVMKNWTLVSMDFEMPLKFFSNSF, from the coding sequence ATGGATGAATTCCAGGATCAGTTTGCGGaattacaaaaagagataaaagctcTTCGTGGGAAAGAACTGTTTGGCAGAGATGTAAATGATATGTGTTTGGTTCCAGACATAAGGATGCCAGCAAAATTTAAACTACCAgaatttgaaaagtacaaaggaagTTCTTGTCCACAGACCCATTTGGTTATGTACGTGCGAAAGATGTCAATGTACACCAACGACCAAAGGATGCTCATTCATTGTTTTCAAGACAGCCTTACCGGTGCAGCTTTACGCtggtatatgggattagacagtTCTCAGATCAAGACTTTCAACGATTTAGGCGAGGCCTTTATCAAACATTACAAATACAACCTGGATAATGTGCCAgaccgagatcagttgaggtcCATGCAACAAAGAGAAAAGGAGACATTCCGTGAATACGCGCAGAGGTGGCGCGAAATTGCAGCACAGGTTGTTCCACCtatggaagaaaaggagatgacgaAAGTGTTCTTAAAGACTCTTGATACTttttattacgagaggatgattgCAAGCGCTCCTACAGACTTTACTGACATGGTAAACATGGGAGTCCGTTTAGAGGAAGCAGTTCGAGAAGGGCGTCTAGTCAGAGAAGGAAGTTCATCTTCAAGCAGGGCAAAGAGGTACGACAGTTTTATGAAAAAGAAGGAACAAGAAACTAATGCTGTGTCCTATAATCATCCAAGAAGGATCAATTATCCCTACCATTCCCAACACCAACATATAGCAGCCGTGACTCCAGTAATCACTTCCGCTCTAGTTCAAGTCCAATACCCTCAGCAGCGTACCAACCGCTTCCAACAGAAtactcagtatcagcaacaacatcaacctcaacaacatcaacatcagtTACAACAACGTCCACCACAGCAGCAAAGAAGAAccaattttgatccaattccaatgtcatatgcagaattgtatccagCTTTGATCACTAAAAACCTTGTGCAACCACGACCACGACCTCTTGTACCAGAAGTGCTACcttggtggtacaagccagaggTATCTTGTCCCTTTCATCAGAATGCTCCAGGTCATGACTTAGACAACTGTTTTGCTTTAAAGTTGGAAGTACAGAAGTTGACAAGAGCAGGTATCCTGACCTTCAAGAACATGGGTCCCAATGTGAAGGACAATCCAACGCCAAGTCATGGTCCCTCATCAGTGAACAATATAGAAGTTTGTCTCAATGAACAACGTGTTACGAAGATAGAGGAGATTCGGCGGTCTTTGGTTGAAATTCATTCTGTTTTATATGCTCATGGTCTATTCCAACATGACCACCAGATCTGTGGTACATGTTCAGTCAATTCAAGAGGTTGTAGAAAGATTCAAGATGATTTGCAAGGCGTCCTTGATCAGGGTTTGATTCAGATTTCTAGACAAGTGAGTTCTCCAGAATCACAAGAACAAGAGGTGAATGTCATCATTCCTTGCTTCAACATTCCAGAGAAAGTAGATATAGCTTATCATCCGAGGGAGCCAGTGGTGATTTGCCCTCCGGGCCCAATGCCTTACACTTCAGATAAAGCGGTCCCCTACCGCTATGCAGCAACTATTATTGAGAACGGTAAAGAGGTCGAGATTAAAACCTTAGCCTCAGTTACCAATATCGCATCAAATAGCCGAATGACGCGCAATGGCCGCATGTTCGCTCCGCCGGTTATCCCAAGTAGAAATGTTGAGAAAGATCCAGTAGTCGTGGTACCAGTGACAAGAGAAGCAGAAGGGCAAACAAGTAATTCAACCCTTGACAAAGAAACAGATGAACTACTCAGAATTATCAAGCTCAGTGACTACAAAGTGGTAGATCAGTTGCTAcagacaccgtcaaaaatatCGATCCTGTCCTTATTATTGAACTCAGCTGTCCACAGAGAAGCACTACTGAAGGTGCTTGATCAAGCCTTCGTAGAACAGGATATAACAGCAGAGCAGTTCAACAATGTTGTAGGCAGCATCACTTCGTGCAATGGCTTAggcttttgtgatgaagaactgCCAGAAGAAGGAAAAAATCACAACTTTGCTCTCCATATCTCAGCCAATTGTCAAGGGGATTCTTTGTCTAATATCCTAATTGACACCGGTTCATCTCTGAATGTCATGCCCAAGTCTACCTTGTTGAAGCTAAAGTACAAAGGGGGGCAAATGCGGCACAGTGGAATTATTGTGAAAGCGTTCGATGGATCAAGAAAAATAGTCATTGGAGAAGTTGATTTGCCTATTGGTATTGGACCACACGTattccagatcactttccaggttatggacataGTCCCAGCTTATAGCTGTCTGCTCGGACGcccatggattcacgaggcgggtGCCATTACATCCACGttacaccaaaagttaaagtttgtcaagaatgggcAAATAGTGACGGTTAATGGGGAGCAGGCTATGCTGATTAGCCACCTTTCATCGTTTAGTGTGATAGAAGTAGACGAGACGGCTGTTCAAACTCCATTTCAGGCCCTGACCATCGATAATTACAAGAAAAGTGAAGGTTCAATCGCGTCATTCAAAGACGCCCAACAGATTGTCAAGACAGGTCCTACAGAAATGTGGGGCAAGGTGATAGAGTTGCCAGAAAACGTTAACCATGCAGGATTAGGCTTTGTTGATGGAAAACAGGTGCAGACTTCAGTGGTGCGACCTTTCAAAGATATCTTTCACAGCGGTGGGTTTATCAACATGGTAGCAGTTGAGGAGGATACTTTTGAGGGAAAGACAGAAGACGAAGGCCCCAGATTTGTGACACCaggagtagttatgaagaactggacc